One stretch of Rhinatrema bivittatum chromosome 8, aRhiBiv1.1, whole genome shotgun sequence DNA includes these proteins:
- the KCNK15 gene encoding potassium channel subfamily K member 15 has product MFLAPLRLCVQKMKKQNIRTLSLILCMFSYLLVGAAVFDALESESESSRKEMLEQKRSDLKRQYRFSEEDYREIERVVLQSEPHRAGKQWKFAGSFYFAITVITTIGYGHAAPGTDAGKVFCMFYAVLGIPLTLVMFQSLGERMNTFVRFLLKKIKKCCRLRKTDVSMENMVLVGFLSCIGTLCIGAGAFSYFEGWTFFHSYYYCFITLTTIGFGDFVALQKNEALQKKPPYVAFSFMYILVGLTVIGAFLNLVVLRFLTMNSEDERRDAQERASLRRARNHVHLRPKEDNRSRSSIFLPIGDRTSQMNLIPLIQEDTDRQRRRSSNTPSRTGSFCTCMCYRSHFCDSPATSHHETLSCHTNPVYYNSISYKIDEISLSTRDNTGFSSPGSTLSPGNHSYREHLRQRRKSV; this is encoded by the exons ATGTTTCTGGCACCTCTCCGGCTGTGCGTCCAGAAGATGAAGAAGCAGAACATCCGGACCCTCTCTCTCATCCTTTGCATGTTCTCCTATCTCCTGGTTGGAGCCGCCGTCTTCGATGCCCTGGAATCCGAGTCGGAGAGCTCCAGGAAGGAGATGCTGGAGCAGAAACGGAGCGATCTGAAGAGGCAGTACCGCTTCTCGGAGGAGGATTACAGAGAGATCGAGAGGGTGGTCCTGCAATCGGAGCCTCACCGGGCTGGCAAGCAGTGGAAATTCGCAGGATCGTTTTATTTCGCCATCACTGTCATCACCACCATAG GTTACGGGCACGCGGCTCCGGGTACAGACGCTGGCAAGGTGTTTTGCATGTTCTATGCCGTTCTCGGAATCCCTCTGACCTTGGTCATGTTCCAGAGTCTGGGGGAGCGCATGAACACTTTTGTGAGGTTCCTGCTGAAAAAAATCAAGAAGTGCTGTCGCCTGAGGAAAACCGATGTCTCCATGGAAAACATGGTTCTGGTTGGCTTCCTGTCCTGCATCGGAACCCTCTGCATTGGGGCTGGCGCTTTCTCCTATTTTGAAGGGTGGACCTTTTTTCATTCCTATTATTACTGTTTCATAACCCTGACCACCATTGGTTTCGGAGACTTCGTGGCTTTGCAGAAAAATGAAGCGCTGCAGAAGAAGCCCCCGTATGTGGCTTTCAGCTTCATGTACATTTTGGTGGGCCTGACTGTCATTGGGGCCTTCCTTAACCTAGTTGTCCTTAGATTTTTGACCATGAATTCAGAAGATGAGAGGCGGGATGCCCAAGAGAGAGCATCGCTCAGAAGGGCGAGAAACCACGTTCACTTGAGACCGAAAGAAGACAACAGAAGCAGAAGTTCCATTTTTTTGCCTATAGGGGACAGAACAAGTCAGATGAATCTCATCCCACTTATTCAGGAAGACACTGACAGGCAGAGACGCCGATCTTCAAATACGCCCTCAAGAACAGGTTCCTTCTGCACGTGTATGTGCTACCGATCACACTTCTGCGATAGCCCAGCCACGTCTCACCATGAAACCTTGAGCTGCCACACCAATCCTGTCTACTATAATTCAATTTCTTACAAAATAGATGAGATCTCATTAAGCACCCGGGATAACACTGGCTTCTCTTCTCCTGGAAGTACCTTGTCACCTGGCAACCACAGTTATAGGGAGCATCTCCGGCAAAGAAGAAAGTCCGTATAA